CGTGGAGAACATCCGCGGCTTCGGCATCGAGCCGGTGGTGGCGATCAACGTGTTCGCGACGGACTCCGACGAGGAGATCGCGGCGGTGGCCGAGGCGTGCGAGGAGCTTGGCGCGCCCTGGGCCCGCTCCGATGGCCATGCGCTGGGGGGTGCCGGCTGCGAGGACCTGGCCCGTGCCGTGCTGGCGGCGCTGGACGGGGGGGCGGCCGACTTCGAGCCGAAATACGATGCGGCGGCTTCGATCCGGGACAAGATCGAGGCGATCGCGCGGAAGGTGTACGGGGCGGACGGGGTGGACTATGCGCCGCGCGCCTCGAAGGACATCCGGCAACTCGAGGCGGCCGGGCTCGGGGATACGCCCGTCTGCATCGCGAAGACGCCGAACAGCCTGAGCGACGACCCGGCGCGCCTCGGACGGCCGACCGGCTTCCGCATCACGGTTCAGGACGTGCGCCCCTCCGCGGGGGCGGGCTTCGTCGTGGCCAGAGCCGGCACCGTCATGACGATGCCGGGGCTCCCGCGCGTGCCCGCCGCGGAGGGGATCCGGATCGTCGAGGACGGGAGCGTGGTCGGGCTCTTCTGAGCCGCCTGAAACGCCTGAGACGATGATCGAGATCGATCTCTCCCCCGGCGCCCTCACGGAGGGCGTGGAGCGCCGGCTCCGGGAATGGGCCGCCGAGGACGCGGTGGCGCGGCTCTGGCGGCGGGACCCGACGCTGTGGAGCGCGGACCCGGACACGCCGGAGCTGGCCGACCGGCTCGGTTGGCTGGACCTCCCGGGGACGTCTCCCGCCGCGCTCGGCGCGCTCGAGGCGTTGCGCGCGGGCGTGCCCTTCTGGTTCACCGATCTCGTGCTGCTCGGCATGGGCGGATCGAGCCTCGCGCCCGAAGTGATCGCGCGTACGATGCAGGGCGAGGGGCTGCCGCTCACGCTCGTCGACACCACGCACCCCGGAGCGCTCCGCGACCTCGATTGGCTGCGTCCGGCGAACACAATCTTCGTCGTCTCCAGCAAGTCGGGCACGACCGTCGAGACACTCTCGCTCTTCCGCCACTTCTGGTCGCGGACCGCGGAAGTCGTGGAAGATCCCGGCGCGCACTTCATCGCGATCACCGACCCCGGCTCTCCCCTCGCCGAACTCGGCCGCGAGCGGGGGTTTCACGCCGTGTTCGAGGCGCCCCCCGAGGTGGGGGGCCGCTTCTCTGCCCTGAGCCCGTTCGGCCTCGCGCCGGCGGCGCTCGCCGGGGCCGATGTCGCCGCGCTTCTCGCGGAGGCGGCCGAGGCCGCGGATAGCTGCAAGGACGAAGCCCGGCACAACCCGGGCTTCCTCCTCGGGGCGGCGTTGGGAGAACTCGCGCTCGCGGGCCGCGACAAGGTCACCTTCCTCGCGGCATCCGACTGGGAGGCGTTTCCGGACTGGGCGGAGCAGCTGGTCGCCGAGAGCACCGGCAAGGAGGGCCGGGGCATCGTCCCGGTCGTCGCCGAGCCCCCGCGGCGACTGGACGAGTACGGCGAGGACCGGATCTTCGTCGGCCTCGTTCTCGACGGGGATGCGGCGCGCGAAGCGGAGCAATGGGGAGAGGCCGACGAGACGCCGGGTCTCCTCGACGCACTCGAGGCGGCCGGCCACCCGACGGTCCGCATCCGGCTCGAACGGTCCGAGGAACTCGGCGCGCTCTTCTTCGTCTGGGAGGTGGGCGTAGCCATGGCCGGAGCCGCACTCGGCATCCATCCCTTCAACCAGCCGGACGTGCAACTCGCCAAGCGCCTCGCGCGGCGGGCGATGGAAGGCGAAGGCGCACGCGATGGCAGCTCTGATGGCGGTCCTGCGGACGCGGGGCCGGCGGACGACGCGCAGCTCTCCGACGCGGACGAGATCGACCTCGTCTGGGAGCTGCCGCAGTTCGGACACGCCCCGCCCCGCACGCCCGTGCCCCCGGACGTAGATGGAATCCGCGAGCGGGTCGAGGCCTTCCTGGCCGCGGTGGCTCCGACCGACTACATCGCCGTGCAGGCGTTCCTCGCGGGTGGAGAGGAGGAGGAGGGGCTGCTCGGGAGGCTGCGTTCGGCCCTCGCCGGAGCCACCGGGGCGACGACCACGCTGGGCCATGGCCCGCGCTTCCTGCATTCGACCGGACAACTGCACAAGGGCGGCGCGGACAACGGCGTCTTCCTGCAACTCGTCGACGACGCCGGCGAACACGTTCACGTCCCCGAAACAGAATTCACCTTCCGGCAGTTGATCCGAGCCCAGGCCCGGGGGGATCTCGAAGCCCTCGGTCAGAGCGGACGCCGGACGCTCCGTGTCCGTGTGGGCGGTCCCGAAGGCCTCGGCCTCCGCCGCCTCATCCAGCTCGTTGAGGAGTCCGCCGGCGCGACGCCCCCAATTCCCAAATGATACCGCGCTAAGTATATGGCAGACCTTGCAAAGTACATGTCCAGACGCTAAGTTCTTACGCGAGTCCCGGGAGCGAGTCCCGGGAGCGAGTCCCGGGCAAAGACCACCCCAGGCCCGGGAGGCACGCATGTCCAGCTTCAGGCTCTTCCCCTCCGTCGCACACTGCGCTTCACGAGTCGGAGAAACCCTTGCGGCACTGGCGGTCCGCTCCGTCGCCTTGAGTGCGAGGCGGTTGCGCCGAGGCGTGGCCGCAGGCCTCCTCCTCACGATGCTGACCCCTTTCGTACCGGCGGGACATGTCCACGCGGAGGAGGACGAGCACAAGGTCGGCGACGGGCCTGCGATCGAAGCGAAGGCCGCATCAGGCGTGTACGGAGCGGCGACCGCCCAGGACGGCGGCTGTCCCCCGTACATTTCGGGCGGCCCCAACAACCCCGATAGTGGCGTCCGCACATTCGGCGCTTGTACGGATGTCCCGGTGCCGTACAGCTTCGGCCTCGTAAGCTGCGAGGTTTGTACCTGCTGGTACAGGATGGACGACGGTAGAACGGAGATTTTTTCAACCAGCAGCGGTTGCGCTTCGACGATCAGGATTCAGGGTCCCGCTCCAGACCCCTGTAATACGTTGAACAACTGTTGAGTAAGGTCGAGGGAGCACGCGCGCCCGTCCTTCGCCGGTGGCCTAGCATCGTCGCGGTGGCGGCGTGGACGACCTGGGCGTGCGGTGACGGCCGGCGGCCCGATGTTGCTTCGAGCAGCAACGTGGTGGCGCAGGAGATGGTGCGAGAACTGCCCCCTGGCGGCATCATGGCGGACGATGTCTTCCTGGAATCGGCCGACGGGTTCGACCTGTTCGGAGACACGATCGCTATCGCGGATCGCTTGGCGGGACGGATCCAACTATTTCGCTCCGACGGCGAGCATCTCGCGACCTTGGGAGGGCCCTTGGGACCGGGGGATCCCGACGTCCTTCGATCCCCGATGCGCGTCCAGTTCGCCCCCGATGGCGCGTTATGGGTAGGCGATCCCGGGCGGGCATCGATTGTACGGTTTCCTTCCGGAGGCGGCGAGCCGCAGACCGCACGGCTTCCGGGAGCCGCGATAGCGACGACCGTTGGATTCGGGGTCGACCAGGTCCTCGGCGCCATCGGGCTCAGCGCACAGCCGGGTTTTCTTCTCGCGGCGTACGGGTTGGCGGACGGGTCCCTGAACATCCCGAACGAAGTTCCGCTTCCCCAGGAGTTGGCGTTTGGACCGGTAGACCGAATAAGCGCCCAGCATGTCGTGATGTCGGTCGGACGGGAGGGCGAGGTGATCCTCCTCGACGGGATACGGACGACCCTGTGGCGAATCGAGCTGGAGTACGCGCCGCCCAGGATCGTTCGCATTTCCCGCATCGCGATACCCGATTGGCTGGTCGAGATGACGCGCGCCGAGATGGAGCGGATTGTCGAGGGGCGCCCCGGCGTCAGCGCGCCGGGGTTCAAGGACATGCGGGCCGGCGAGCGGGGGGTGTGGCTCGTCCCGGCGATCGACCCGGTGGACGGGGTCTTCCTGCCCTACGAGGAGGATGGCCGGGCCACCGTGCTGTGGCGCGACCCGCAGCGCCGGGAGGCGTGGAGCAGCCGCATCCTGGACGACGATACGGCCTGGCTAATGTTCCCGGGGAGTCTCATGCGGTTCACTGTCGCCGTGGAAGGTTGATCGTTCGTCGGATCGCCCCCGAGCCGAGGAGGTCGGTGCGGCCCTCGATGTCGAGGAGGGCGCGCTTGTAGCGGAGGCCGCCGGTGTATCCGCCCAGCGTCCGGTCGGTGCGGACGACTCGGTGGCACGGCACGATGATCGGTATCGGGTTGCGGCCGAGCGCGTTGCCCACCGCGCGCGATGCCTTCGGACGTCCGATGCGCCGGGCGATGTCCGTGTACGTCACCGTCTCGCCGAACTCGAGTCCGGAGGTGACGTCCAGCACGGCGCGCTGGAAGTCGCCCAGCTCCGTGATATCGACGAGGAGATCGAAACGAGGGCGGCGACGGCCGAAATACTCCGTCAGTTGCGCTTCCGCGGGGCCGAGTCGATCGGTGTCGCGCACCACGGGTGTCGACGGGTACCGGTCCTCGAGGCCGGCGACGAACGCATCGTCGTTCTTGTCCTGCCACGAGAGCGCGACCAACCCGGCGGGGCTCGCAGCGACCCGCATGGCGCCGAAGGGCGAATCGAAGCGATGCCAGCGGATGACAGGGCCGTCCCGGAGGCCGTGCGCGGCGAGATCCAGAATCCGGTATTCCACGGCGCGCTCCCGACAAACGGGGCACGCCGCCACGCGTTCGGCGAGCTTCTGCGCCGCGTCCGCATCCGGGTCGTCCAGGATCCAGGCGAGTACGTCTTCTTCGTGACAGGTCATGCAACGTCGAGTCATATCGGACCCTCCTCGCGCCACACCTCGGCGAGTTCGCGGCGCAGCTTCTTCATCCCCTGGTAGACGTTGGCTCTCGCGGCTTCGGGGGAGGCACCCATCCGGCGGGCGATCGTCGCGTAGTCCAACTGCTCGATCCAGCGGAGCCAGACGGCGTCCCGCTGCCGCCGGGGGAGTGCCGCGACACACCTCCGGACGCGCGCCGCGGCGGCTTCCGAGAGCCGACCCAGCGCGGCGTCGGCCGCGGGGAGGGTGCCCGGCTCCAGCGCGCCCGAGTGGGCCGCGAGCAACTCCGAGCGCCGGCGGCGCGTGGTCAGGTGGTCGAGCGCCCGCCGCGTCGCGACGCGATACAGCCACGCGCGGATGTTCACGGCGCCTCCCGCCTCGGGCCGCGCGCGGAGCGCCGTCACCCACAGGTCCTGCACGATATCCCGGGCCTCGTCCGCGTTGCCCACCATCGCGGCCACGTGGCGCCGCAATTCAGGACCGTAGCGCTCGGACCAGTCGTGCACCGGTCGTTCCGGCTCCGCCGTTGTGGTCATCCGCCTCGGCTCCACCTCTCCATTCTCCTCTCCTTTGTGCTCCTCCTTACAACGTATCGCCGCTGAAACCGTGAAAGCGGGACTCGCCGGCCCTGGCCGTGCCGGAACTGGCCGCGCGAGCGCGTGAATCGTACCCTGTGAGCCCGCGGCCCACCCGGGCCCGAAGAACACCGCGGCGGCGGGCGCGCCGTGGAACATCGAATCGGCAGAACCGAGGCTCTCTTGAAGTCAGCACAAATCGGATCCGTATCGTCCCCGACCTGCATCGCGATCTCGCTCGCGGCGACCTTCCTCGTGACGGCCTGCGCCGGTAACGCCGGAGAGGAGACCGATGCCGCGATCAATGAGAACGGCGTGGAGAACGGCCCGGAGAGCGCCGCCGTGATGCGCGATCCGCTCCCGGGAGAACGACGCTTCGCCAGTCTGGCTCAACTCACCTTCGAGGGGGAGAACGCCGAGGCATACTACTCTTCGGACGGACAGCGGCTGATCTTCCAGCGCCGCCACGCGGGCGAGTACGAGTGCGACCAGATCTTCACCATCGGCGTCGAGGGCGGTGAGCCGACTCTCGTCTCGACGGGCCTGGGCCGGACCACCTGCTCCTACTTCTTCCCGGACGACTCGCGGATCGTATACAGCTCCACGCATCACGTGGCGCCGGAGTGTCCGCCGCCACCGGACATGCGGCGCGGGTACGTGTGGCCGCTCTACGACTTCGACATCTACACGGCGAACCCGGACGGTTCCGACGTCCAGCCGATCTTCTCCAGTCCCGGTTACGACGCGGAGGCGACCCTCGCCCCGGACGGCTCGCGGATCGTCTTCACCTCCACGCGCGACGGAGACCTGGACATCTACACGATGAATCCCGACGGCTCCGACGTCCGGCAGCTCACGAACGAACCGGGCTACGATGGCGGGCCCTTCTTCTCTCCGGACGGAACGAAGATCGTCTACCGTGCGAGGTATCCGGAGAGCGAGGAGGAACTCGCGGATTACCAGGCGCTCCTGGCCGACGGTCTCGTCCGGCCCGGCGTGCTTGACATATACGTGATGGATGTGGACGGCTCGAACCGGGTGCGTCTCACGGACAACGAGGCCGCGAACTTCGCCCCCTTCTTCCACCCGAGCGGCGAGAAGGTGATCTTCGCTTCGAACCTGCACGAGGACGATCCCCGCAGCCGCAATTTCGACCTCTTCCTCGTGAACCTGGACGGCACGGGGCTGGAGCAGGTGACGTTCAGCGGGGATTTCGAGAGTTTCCCCATGTTCAGCCCCGACGGCCGTTATCTCGTGTTCGGGTCGAACCGGCACGGATCCCACCTGGGCAACACGAACATCTTCATCGCCGAGTGGATCGACGACCTCCCCTGAGCGTGGTGACCGCACCCGCCGTCCGTGGCCGCCGGTGACGGACTTCGCCCGCGGACCGTCTAGTCTCTGAAGACAGTCCCGGCGGTGAACCGGCCGCGCGGGGCGGGGATCGGAAGACACGGGAGCTTGGGATGCGGTTCGCAAAGGCGGCAGGAAACTCCGGAGCGCCCCGGCGGTTGCGGGGCCGGCGGCGGGTGTGGGCGGTCGGGGTGGCGTGGGGCCTCTCGTTCGCCGCGCCCCCGGTCTCCGCCCAGGAGGCGGAGACCCCGATCGACTACGACGCCGCGATCGCGCAGAGCGGGATCGACGGCAGCTACGGATACCTGCGCGCGCTCGACGGGTCCGCGACGCTCATTCAGGGAGACACCCGTGAGCGAGTCCAGCTCGCGGTGAACGAGCCCGTCCTCGCCGGCGACCGGATCTTCGTCTCCGGTGAGTCGCGCGTCGAAATCGTGCTCGCCGACGGTAACGTCGTCCGGATCGGGAACCAGGCGGAACTTCTCTTCCGCGCGCTCGCCAACTCCGCGGATACGAGCGACCCCGCAACCATCGTCGAACTCGCGCGCGGGTCGCTCCAACTCGTGGTGGCCGGGAATCCGCCGGGCTCCGAGTGGCCCTCCGTCGTCACGCCGAACGCGACAATCCGGCCCAGGGGAGCCGGTTCCTTCCTGATCGTCGTTGATGGCGAGCGCCGCAGCGAGGTCGTCGTGCGCGAAGGGCTGGCGGAAGTCACGACAGAGACGGAACTCGCCGAGGTTCGGCGCGGAGAGAGCCTCGTCGTCGAAGGCGCGCGAGGCGACCGGCTCCGCTTCGCGGCGGCCCCCGGGCTTGATCGTCTGGAGGCGTGGGGTCAGGGGCTCGGCGACTACGCACGCGGGGAGTATACCGCGCATGTGGATCCGGATCTCCACTACGCCGCGTCTTCGCTTGAGAGTCACGGATCGTGGGTGCAGGCGGGCGCGGGGGTCGCCTGGCGTCCGCGCGTGTCCACAGGCTGGGCGCCGTACCGGCACGGGCGCTGGCGGCACACACCCAGCGGGATGTTCTGGGTCTCGTACGAACCATGGGGCTGGGTGCCCTACCACTACGGGTACTGGGACCTCGATCCCGGATGGGGCTGGGTCTGGTTCCCGGGCCGGCATTTCGCGGTCGCGCACGTGTACTGGTACTGGGGTCCGAGCTACGCGGGCTGGATTCCGTCAGGCTACTACTGGCGCCACTACCGGAACTATTACGGGAGCAGCTGGGGCTTCCACTTCGGGGTCTACGGGCACATCGGGGGCGGCTTCGGTCGCTATCGGCACTGGACGTTCCTGCCACACGGCCGCCTCGGACACCGGCGCCAGCACTTCTACTCGATCGGCGGTTCGGACTTCGGTCGCGGGCGGAAGGCGGTCGAGCGCGGCGTGCTGCTGACCGACTCCCGCCTGCTCGGGCGCGAGGCGCGGCGGCGACCGGCCCAGACCCTGGCGAGCCTGCGGCGCGCGGTCGAGCGTGACGGGAGGACGGCCGTCGATGCGAACGGCTTCATCGACCGCGGCGCGGGTCTGCCGCGGGAGGTCGAACGCGTCGTGCTGCGAGGGCGCGATGGCCGGACGGCGCGCCCGCGCGATGCGACCGCCGGGGCGCCGAGCGGCACTTCGCGGACGGCGGGCACACCGCCTGTCCGCGTGACCACGCGATCGCCGGAGGCCGGCACGTTGCGGCTGGAGCGGGCCGGCGTACAGCGGGCCACGCAGCGGATCGGCGTGCAGCGCGCGACGCCGCCTGCGGCCGGAACCGGCACCCGCCCGGTGATCCGGCGGCCCACGGCGCGGGAGGTGCCCGACGCCCCGAGGCGACCGGCCGTGCGACCCACGACGCGAGCGGGCTCCGGCGGCGTCCAGCGCGCGCCCCCGCGGACGGGCGACGATGGCGTTCGTCGGATCGTCCGTCCGCGGACGGCACGGGAGTCGCCAGCCGTTCGGCGGACGGGCGGCACGACGACGCGGCCGACGGCACGGTCGAATCCTGCCAGGCCCACCGCGCGCTCCGCTCCGGCGCGGCCGGCGGCGCGACCCACGACGGCGAGGCCCTCCCGGCCCGTTCTTCGCCGTCCGCCGTCCACGCCGAGACCCGTGACCCGGCAAAACGCCCCCCGTCCATCGCGGCCGGCGGTGCGCCCGCCCGGCCCGTCGAGGTCGAGCGGCACCGTCAGCCGTTCCAGCGGCGGGTCCCGATCCGGCGGCGCCGTCAGACGTTCCGGCGGCAGCTCCCGATCCGGTGGCGCCGTCAGACGTTCCGGCGGCAGCTCCCGATCCGGTGGCGCCGTCAGACGCTCCGGCGGCAACACGCGGTCGAGCGGCGCCACACGTGCGCGCGGCCGATCCGGAGGTTAGCGATCAGGGGTCCGGCCACACGGCCGGATCCCGCTCCATTTCCGGCTCCGGTTCGACGCCGAGCGCCTCGACCATGCGCACGTAGTAGTTGAAGAAGCCGACGACCTCCGTCGCGGTCAGAATCTGCGCGTCGGTCCAGCCGACCTCCCGCAACCCATCGATGTCCCCCCGCGCCGTAGAGGCCGGATCGCGCGTGATCGCCACGGCATAGTCCATCAGCCGGCGCGTCTTCGCGTCGAGCCCCGCCGTCCGATAGTCGCTCCGGACCGCGCGGGCCAGGTCCGCGTCCCCGGTGGCCTGACGGAGATCCTCTCCGTGCGCCTCCGTTCAGTAGAAGCAGTCCAGTTCGCGCGAGGTCACGGTCGCGAGCATCTCCCGCACGTCCCGCCCCAGCGGTCCCGGCGCCAGCATCAACGCCTCATAGAGTTGGATCGAAGCGCGCATGACGGGCGGGTTCAGGCTCTGGATGCCGATCACGTTGAAGACACGACCCGCGCGGCGGACGGCCTTCTCGTACTCGCGGGCGACGAGCCCCTCCGCTTCTTCGGGAGCTACCGTCTCGATATGCGGCATTTCGCCTCCTGTGGCCGACGGATCCGGAGTGCGAACCGGCTCATGGGCGGATACCGGTTCCTCAGCGTACGAGGAAGCCGTCCCGCCACGGATCCTCCGGATCGATGAGGAACTCGTGGCGGCCCGTGACCCAGGCCCGGCCGCCGACCTCGGGCACGACGGCCGCGTGCCCGCCGACCGACGTCGTGTCGACGACGCGGCCGCTGAACCGGCCGCCGATGATGCTCTCGACGATGATCTCCGCATCCCCGGAGTACGCCCCGCGCGCGTGAAGGATGGCGAGGCGGCCGCTCACGGCGGTCCCCGTCGGAC
This DNA window, taken from Candidatus Palauibacter scopulicola, encodes the following:
- a CDS encoding DUF6600 domain-containing protein; its protein translation is MRFAKAAGNSGAPRRLRGRRRVWAVGVAWGLSFAAPPVSAQEAETPIDYDAAIAQSGIDGSYGYLRALDGSATLIQGDTRERVQLAVNEPVLAGDRIFVSGESRVEIVLADGNVVRIGNQAELLFRALANSADTSDPATIVELARGSLQLVVAGNPPGSEWPSVVTPNATIRPRGAGSFLIVVDGERRSEVVVREGLAEVTTETELAEVRRGESLVVEGARGDRLRFAAAPGLDRLEAWGQGLGDYARGEYTAHVDPDLHYAASSLESHGSWVQAGAGVAWRPRVSTGWAPYRHGRWRHTPSGMFWVSYEPWGWVPYHYGYWDLDPGWGWVWFPGRHFAVAHVYWYWGPSYAGWIPSGYYWRHYRNYYGSSWGFHFGVYGHIGGGFGRYRHWTFLPHGRLGHRRQHFYSIGGSDFGRGRKAVERGVLLTDSRLLGREARRRPAQTLASLRRAVERDGRTAVDANGFIDRGAGLPREVERVVLRGRDGRTARPRDATAGAPSGTSRTAGTPPVRVTTRSPEAGTLRLERAGVQRATQRIGVQRATPPAAGTGTRPVIRRPTAREVPDAPRRPAVRPTTRAGSGGVQRAPPRTGDDGVRRIVRPRTARESPAVRRTGGTTTRPTARSNPARPTARSAPARPAARPTTARPSRPVLRRPPSTPRPVTRQNAPRPSRPAVRPPGPSRSSGTVSRSSGGSRSGGAVRRSGGSSRSGGAVRRSGGSSRSGGAVRRSGGNTRSSGATRARGRSGG
- a CDS encoding methylated-DNA--[protein]-cysteine S-methyltransferase encodes the protein MTRRCMTCHEEDVLAWILDDPDADAAQKLAERVAACPVCRERAVEYRILDLAAHGLRDGPVIRWHRFDSPFGAMRVAASPAGLVALSWQDKNDDAFVAGLEDRYPSTPVVRDTDRLGPAEAQLTEYFGRRRPRFDLLVDITELGDFQRAVLDVTSGLEFGETVTYTDIARRIGRPKASRAVGNALGRNPIPIIVPCHRVVRTDRTLGGYTGGLRYKRALLDIEGRTDLLGSGAIRRTINLPRRQ
- a CDS encoding RNA polymerase sigma factor gives rise to the protein MTTTAEPERPVHDWSERYGPELRRHVAAMVGNADEARDIVQDLWVTALRARPEAGGAVNIRAWLYRVATRRALDHLTTRRRRSELLAAHSGALEPGTLPAADAALGRLSEAAAARVRRCVAALPRRQRDAVWLRWIEQLDYATIARRMGASPEAARANVYQGMKKLRRELAEVWREEGPI